Proteins co-encoded in one Candidatus Poribacteria bacterium genomic window:
- a CDS encoding DUF433 domain-containing protein: protein MVEFIVNLFAHGWAEVEILENYPHLVQADIRACFAYASTVLHTQKDYPRTPQC from the coding sequence TTGGTTGAATTTATCGTCAATCTATTCGCACATGGATGGGCGGAGGTAGAGATTCTTGAGAATTACCCTCACCTTGTGCAAGCGGATATTCGCGCGTGTTTTGCGTATGCGAGCACGGTGTTACATACGCAAAAAGACTATCCACGTACTCCTCAATGCTGA
- a CDS encoding Gfo/Idh/MocA family oxidoreductase, protein MAQDTIRVGIIGAGGNTRSRHIPGLQAIEGVEIVGVCNRSQESSQRVADEFGIPKTYGNWQDAIADPDTNAIVIGTWPYMHCRATVAALEADKHVMCEARMAMNAKEAHTMRAVSRQKTHLIAQIVPSPMTLRVDNTIKRLISEGYIGDVLAIEARAGGAFLDSEASLQWRQDFDLSGLNIMSMGIWYEALIRWVGEATRIMAMGKTFVKMRPDADGVMRSVRIPEHIDVVGDLACGAQLHLQVSNVAGLAGAPEVYVFGSNGTLRFSGNRLYGGQKDDTELNEIDIPDAEAGAWRVEEEFVNAIRGEEVITHTDFETGVKYMEFTEAVTQSMQSGTAITLPLHI, encoded by the coding sequence GTGGCACAAGATACAATTCGAGTCGGTATTATCGGCGCAGGTGGAAATACAAGATCACGGCATATTCCCGGACTACAAGCTATCGAAGGCGTTGAAATCGTCGGGGTTTGCAATCGGAGTCAGGAATCTTCACAACGCGTAGCGGACGAGTTCGGTATCCCCAAAACCTACGGCAATTGGCAGGACGCTATCGCTGACCCGGATACCAACGCAATCGTCATCGGGACATGGCCCTATATGCACTGCCGCGCCACTGTGGCAGCACTTGAGGCGGATAAACACGTGATGTGCGAGGCACGGATGGCAATGAACGCCAAAGAAGCACATACCATGCGTGCCGTATCCCGTCAAAAAACGCACCTCATCGCGCAGATTGTCCCATCACCGATGACGCTGAGAGTAGATAACACCATAAAACGTCTCATCTCTGAGGGATATATCGGGGATGTGCTTGCCATAGAAGCACGCGCAGGCGGCGCATTTCTCGACAGCGAAGCCTCCCTCCAGTGGCGGCAAGATTTCGATCTCAGTGGACTTAACATCATGAGCATGGGCATCTGGTACGAAGCGTTAATCCGTTGGGTCGGCGAAGCCACACGGATTATGGCGATGGGAAAGACCTTCGTCAAAATGCGTCCCGATGCTGACGGTGTGATGCGTTCTGTTCGGATACCTGAACATATTGATGTTGTCGGGGATCTCGCCTGCGGGGCGCAACTTCATCTGCAGGTTTCTAACGTTGCCGGATTAGCAGGGGCACCAGAGGTTTATGTTTTCGGTAGCAACGGGACTTTACGCTTTTCAGGAAATCGCCTCTACGGTGGACAGAAAGACGACACCGAACTTAACGAGATTGACATCCCCGATGCAGAGGCAGGTGCATGGCGGGTCGAAGAAGAATTCGTGAACGCTATCCGTGGCGAAGAGGTTATCACACACACAGACTTTGAAACGGGTGTGAAGTACATGGAGTTTACCGAAGCCGTCACGCAGAGTATGCAGTCCGGCACAGCGATTACTTTGCCACTTCACATCTAA
- a CDS encoding cation diffusion facilitator family transporter — protein MHNHSHDHHHPHGDGHAHSHQTHLQKKFKFAVVVTFCVFLGELIGGIWSGSLALLSDAMHVMSDVFSLLISWLAIYLSTRPATASRTYGYHRAEVFAALVNGVSLIAISCWIFYEAYQRYTSPTEIKVTGMFIVACLGFVGNLLILWQLHGGSNNEWHGNLNVRSAMLHVIGDTLSSVAVVVGGAIIYWTGWYPIDALLSFLIGGIILLGAVNVTREAVHILLENSPRNADAQTVATHLQGLDPVKDVHDLHIWSLCSNYCALSAHIVVDENTTLAPDRILEQINAELQTHFGISHTTLQLEQVACAQAGNLLCNAQHS, from the coding sequence GTGCACAATCACAGTCATGACCATCACCACCCTCATGGCGATGGACACGCGCATAGCCATCAGACGCATCTTCAGAAGAAATTCAAGTTTGCTGTTGTTGTCACGTTCTGCGTCTTCCTCGGTGAACTTATCGGAGGTATCTGGTCAGGCAGTTTAGCACTGCTAAGCGATGCAATGCATGTCATGTCGGACGTTTTTTCGCTGCTCATCAGTTGGTTGGCGATTTATCTCTCGACTCGTCCTGCGACTGCCTCCCGAACTTATGGGTATCATCGCGCCGAGGTGTTCGCCGCCCTTGTCAACGGCGTATCCCTTATTGCAATCTCATGCTGGATTTTCTATGAAGCCTATCAACGGTACACATCGCCAACGGAGATAAAAGTAACCGGGATGTTTATTGTGGCATGCCTCGGTTTTGTTGGGAATCTACTCATCTTATGGCAGCTCCACGGTGGCAGTAACAATGAGTGGCACGGAAACCTCAATGTCCGAAGCGCGATGCTCCATGTGATAGGGGATACGCTCTCCTCGGTCGCTGTTGTCGTTGGCGGCGCGATTATCTATTGGACAGGATGGTACCCGATTGATGCGCTGCTGAGTTTCCTCATAGGTGGGATCATACTTCTCGGTGCGGTGAATGTGACGCGGGAGGCGGTACATATCTTGCTTGAAAACTCACCTCGGAATGCGGACGCACAGACTGTTGCTACGCATCTTCAGGGATTAGACCCTGTCAAAGACGTTCACGACCTACACATCTGGTCGCTGTGTTCCAACTATTGTGCCTTGAGCGCACACATTGTGGTCGACGAAAACACAACCTTAGCACCCGACCGGATTCTTGAACAGATCAATGCTGAATTGCAAACACATTTCGGCATTAGCCATACCACGTTGCAGCTTGAACAGGTCGCTTGTGCACAGGCAGGAAATCTCCTGTGCAATGCACAACACTCGTAG
- a CDS encoding zinc ribbon domain-containing protein codes for MPTYEYKCLACDNQFERFQGITAPPLEECPECHGKVKRLIGAGAGLIFKGSGFYITDYRSEGYKESAKKDKSEPSDKSTSSDKGEKKETKTDTSSESKTKSTDSD; via the coding sequence ATGCCTACATACGAGTATAAATGTCTCGCCTGCGATAATCAATTCGAGCGGTTTCAGGGCATTACTGCCCCACCCCTTGAAGAGTGCCCAGAATGCCACGGTAAAGTGAAACGGCTCATCGGCGCAGGTGCTGGGTTGATTTTCAAAGGCTCCGGTTTCTACATCACGGACTACCGGAGTGAAGGGTACAAAGAATCAGCGAAGAAAGATAAAAGCGAACCATCAGACAAAAGTACTTCATCGGACAAAGGCGAGAAGAAAGAAACGAAAACCGATACGAGTAGCGAATCAAAGACTAAATCTACTGATTCGGATTAA
- a CDS encoding sugar ABC transporter substrate-binding protein has product MFRLPIDVESFPLGKGPMVMLVLFLVSTLFIFGRSEETGENLEFWIFANTHYEEYQARVPIFEAQNPGVNVQLINFGNTMHDKLLAAMLSNFGAPDLVEVEITSIGRFLKGAIDEVGFVDLRPRLESEGWMEKLVVSRFTPWSYRGKIFGIPHDLHPVVLLYRDDLFKAAGVEMTEVETWDDFIVAGKKATRDLDGDGEIDQYAIVLDRRTESDYFSLLLQQGGGFFDEEGNVIIDSELAIETLEFFTSLFNEHEIATPVYGTWHGDPSNFAAMQDGKILSILSPDWYVGILKSQVPQMSGKWKAIPMPAWHPGGRRTTTRGGTMIGMTTQCTNPDKAWELLKFTYFDRPGLVNRYETTRIIPPLKSAWDAPIFKEPDPYLGGQPLGDLFIELAPDLPPRYQNPYWSEGADLLNDAIFAAVTEKQTPREALTDLAEKVRALIAKDQGRWGEL; this is encoded by the coding sequence ATGTTTCGCCTTCCTATTGATGTAGAGAGCTTTCCGCTCGGTAAGGGACCCATGGTCATGTTGGTCCTTTTTCTTGTATCTACCCTTTTTATCTTCGGACGTTCCGAAGAAACGGGTGAGAATCTGGAATTTTGGATTTTCGCCAATACCCACTACGAGGAGTACCAAGCACGCGTGCCGATTTTTGAGGCGCAGAACCCAGGGGTCAACGTGCAGCTTATCAATTTCGGCAACACAATGCACGATAAACTCCTCGCTGCGATGCTCTCGAATTTCGGAGCACCCGATCTCGTTGAGGTCGAGATTACATCTATTGGTCGTTTTCTCAAAGGTGCAATTGACGAGGTCGGTTTCGTCGATCTCCGCCCCCGTTTGGAAAGCGAAGGTTGGATGGAGAAATTGGTCGTCAGTCGTTTTACGCCGTGGTCCTATCGAGGAAAGATTTTCGGAATCCCACACGATTTGCATCCTGTTGTGCTTCTCTATCGCGATGACCTCTTTAAAGCCGCAGGTGTTGAGATGACTGAGGTCGAAACGTGGGACGACTTTATCGTCGCTGGGAAAAAAGCGACTCGCGATCTTGATGGCGATGGTGAAATCGATCAATACGCTATTGTCCTGGACCGGCGCACGGAGAGTGACTATTTCAGCCTGCTCCTCCAACAAGGCGGGGGCTTTTTTGATGAAGAAGGCAACGTCATTATTGACAGTGAACTCGCAATTGAAACCTTAGAGTTTTTCACATCGCTTTTCAACGAACATGAAATCGCCACGCCAGTCTACGGGACATGGCACGGCGACCCCAGCAATTTTGCTGCCATGCAAGACGGTAAAATCCTCTCTATTCTCTCACCCGATTGGTACGTCGGGATTCTCAAGAGTCAAGTGCCCCAGATGTCAGGCAAATGGAAGGCGATACCCATGCCAGCGTGGCATCCAGGGGGCAGACGGACGACGACACGTGGGGGCACGATGATCGGGATGACCACGCAGTGCACAAATCCTGACAAAGCTTGGGAACTCCTCAAATTTACCTATTTTGACCGACCCGGACTCGTGAACCGGTATGAAACAACACGAATTATACCGCCCCTCAAATCCGCATGGGATGCACCTATCTTTAAAGAACCTGACCCCTATTTGGGAGGACAACCGCTTGGAGACTTATTTATCGAACTTGCACCCGATTTACCGCCACGTTACCAGAATCCCTACTGGTCGGAGGGAGCTGACCTGTTGAACGATGCTATTTTCGCCGCGGTAACAGAGAAGCAGACTCCCAGAGAAGCACTCACGGACCTTGCCGAGAAAGTCCGCGCACTTATTGCAAAAGACCAAGGACGCTGGGGGGAATTATAA
- a CDS encoding sugar ABC transporter permease — translation MRTKQTTYRFWNQQQKIAPYLFIAPFYILFVVFMGYPLISSLVMSLYEMRGFQSRIFVGIGNFIDLFGDPIFWKSLRNTAYFAAGTLTLQLPIALLLAILLNSKFVRGKNILRLAFFAPVLVAGVFVAIIFNLVYDQRAGLVNQEFVFLGKEIGWLNEENYVMPAVILTGVWQWAGFNMIYFLAGLQGIRQELYEAAAVDGANWWQAFLHVTLPSLRPVIAFVFVVSMIGSLQLFDLPYILTNGGEPADAGSTIVMYLYKNGFQFMRLGYAATIGWVLFFIIAVISIVQLKLLGIFRDE, via the coding sequence ATGAGAACAAAACAGACAACATACCGTTTTTGGAATCAACAACAGAAAATCGCACCTTACCTTTTCATTGCACCATTTTATATACTCTTCGTTGTCTTTATGGGGTATCCACTCATTTCGTCGCTCGTGATGAGTCTCTATGAGATGCGCGGGTTCCAAAGTCGGATATTCGTCGGGATCGGGAACTTCATAGATCTCTTCGGCGATCCAATCTTCTGGAAATCCCTCCGAAATACCGCCTATTTTGCCGCAGGCACGTTGACCCTCCAACTGCCGATAGCACTCTTGTTAGCAATCCTGCTCAACTCCAAATTCGTCAGAGGGAAAAACATTCTCAGGCTTGCCTTCTTTGCACCCGTGTTGGTTGCGGGTGTTTTCGTCGCTATCATTTTTAACCTCGTCTACGACCAGCGGGCAGGCTTAGTAAACCAAGAATTCGTTTTCCTTGGTAAGGAGATTGGTTGGTTGAACGAAGAAAATTACGTGATGCCAGCGGTCATTCTAACCGGTGTTTGGCAGTGGGCAGGCTTTAACATGATTTATTTTTTGGCGGGTTTACAAGGCATCCGACAGGAACTCTACGAAGCCGCAGCTGTTGACGGTGCGAATTGGTGGCAGGCGTTTCTACACGTTACACTTCCTTCCTTGCGACCTGTGATTGCTTTCGTTTTTGTTGTATCGATGATAGGGTCGCTCCAGCTCTTTGATCTCCCCTATATTTTGACAAACGGTGGTGAACCCGCTGATGCCGGTTCAACGATCGTCATGTATCTCTACAAAAACGGGTTTCAGTTCATGCGTCTCGGCTATGCAGCAACAATCGGCTGGGTGCTCTTTTTCATTATTGCTGTCATCTCAATCGTCCAATTAAAATTGCTCGGCATTTTCCGAGATGAATAG
- the hisA gene encoding 1-(5-phosphoribosyl)-5-[(5-phosphoribosylamino)methylideneamino]imidazole-4-carboxamide isomerase has protein sequence MQILPAIDLRGGKCVNLVQGIATQETVFSDAPVEMALQWQSEGAEYLHLVDLDGAFQNESMNLNIVSEIVAALEIPVQLGGGIRSMERLDTVLALGVDRAILGTVALKQPDFVKQACAKYGARIAVGIDAKDGMVATEGWLEVSEKSAVEFAQEMAEVQTLIYTDIKSDGMLKGPNVEATADIINAVSANVIASGGVTSLADIAALKGIGANGAIVGRALYTGDLALSDAIAAAS, from the coding sequence TTGCAGATACTTCCCGCAATTGATCTTCGTGGTGGAAAATGTGTAAACCTCGTTCAGGGCATTGCGACACAAGAGACCGTCTTCTCAGACGCGCCTGTAGAAATGGCACTGCAGTGGCAGTCGGAAGGCGCGGAGTACCTCCACCTCGTAGATTTAGATGGCGCATTTCAGAACGAATCGATGAACCTCAACATCGTTAGCGAGATTGTCGCCGCACTTGAGATTCCTGTCCAACTCGGCGGCGGTATCCGTAGCATGGAACGCTTAGATACCGTGTTAGCATTGGGAGTCGATCGCGCCATTTTGGGCACAGTTGCCCTCAAACAACCCGACTTCGTGAAGCAGGCCTGCGCGAAATATGGTGCCCGTATCGCTGTCGGTATTGATGCAAAGGACGGGATGGTCGCGACTGAGGGGTGGTTGGAGGTCTCTGAAAAATCCGCCGTTGAATTTGCGCAGGAGATGGCAGAGGTGCAGACGCTTATTTACACCGACATCAAGAGCGACGGCATGCTCAAGGGACCGAATGTCGAGGCAACCGCAGATATTATCAATGCCGTTTCCGCAAACGTGATTGCTTCGGGCGGTGTCACATCACTTGCTGACATAGCGGCTTTAAAAGGTATTGGTGCAAACGGTGCGATTGTCGGACGTGCTTTATACACCGGCGACCTCGCGCTCAGTGATGCTATCGCTGCTGCGAGTTAA
- a CDS encoding 3-oxoacyl-ACP synthase, with translation MKLSKKRLSEIENLPEDTIDTSDIPELDDDFWKNAQRIVPENYLAIEHEILEWFKEQEQDYHDQINTVLRAYMEAHR, from the coding sequence ATGAAGCTTTCAAAAAAGCGACTTTCTGAAATTGAGAACCTTCCTGAGGACACAATTGATACATCAGACATCCCCGAACTTGATGATGACTTCTGGAAAAATGCCCAGCGGATTGTCCCCGAAAATTATCTTGCGATTGAACACGAAATCTTGGAATGGTTCAAGGAACAGGAACAAGATTACCACGATCAGATAAATACGGTGCTTCGGGCGTATATGGAGGCACATAGATAA
- a CDS encoding type II toxin-antitoxin system VapC family toxin codes for MHNETQNRVYIETTIPSFYYTLRTDIESLARQSWTRKWWSEYADQFTLVSSAAVIEELRKGIGEKTQERIDLVENLEILTVTTEVNQVAEIYIDRLIMPRGLFGDAHHVALASCYNVDVLLTWNCKHIANLDKTYRIRQVNRELGLPTPELATPLNYFGVDD; via the coding sequence TTGCATAACGAAACACAAAATCGTGTCTATATTGAAACGACAATTCCGAGTTTTTACTACACGTTGCGCACAGATATTGAATCACTTGCTAGGCAAAGTTGGACCCGGAAATGGTGGTCGGAATACGCGGATCAATTCACCCTTGTCTCAAGTGCTGCTGTTATTGAGGAGCTCCGCAAAGGGATAGGTGAAAAAACGCAAGAGCGTATCGACTTGGTAGAGAATCTTGAAATACTGACAGTTACTACTGAGGTTAATCAAGTCGCAGAAATCTACATAGACCGGTTAATAATGCCTCGAGGTCTGTTCGGGGACGCACATCATGTAGCACTTGCTTCGTGTTACAATGTAGATGTGCTTTTAACATGGAATTGTAAACATATCGCGAATCTTGATAAAACTTATCGTATCCGGCAGGTAAATCGTGAACTTGGTTTACCAACGCCGGAATTGGCGACACCTCTAAACTATTTTGGAGTTGATGACTAA
- a CDS encoding crossover junction endodeoxyribonuclease RuvC — MSKLLKGLNSSQREAVTHGTGPLLIIAGPGSGKTRTVVHSIAYAIENRVQPDQILAFSFTVKASEELRDRVKEIVGEKKGKLVNISTFHSFCRNVLKEDIDRLGRGYTPNFKALEEKDQRKIVENLTRINKRQVRAEVDYIQFHRFPKAENVLNFIKKCKAREIFPSDAGNQVPDPDNSEAYIKIYESYEQLLRTNGWIDYESQQVFTDKLLREVPDIRGKWQNKFGLIFVDEYQDTDPTQYRIIKNLAQKHLNLRVVGDDDQGIYGWRGADIQNILNFERDYPNAKVISLEQNYRSTQRIIETSRALAEFNPERREKELFTRNSEGEKVKYLHCITDEEEASTIATFIHETVDGGSQLPSDFAVLYRTNKQADPFKKAFNDLGIRYHVLDDSISTDTIGVSLMTIHKSKGLEFPNVFVTGICQDLLPHYHNRDEKNWDEELRLLYVAMTRAKNWLCLSSYERDDQYPRGSSPFLEYIPSHLLESVDTLENIPILPIPEDSEGATEYLEPLPEKLLGNGMTVLGVDPGNIGAKTTNVGWSITQKSFDGYTVVDYGTLNPLGQANDKSEKIKRKIDALITLRSPDAIAVEQIEVGKDATKEDWFFYVAGCVATIRSIAHQHGVECQLYTPQQVKYIATSKRNASKQEVQKGVMRICNLQQMPEPHHSADAIAASLCYLRNYLNSSRFEGNKRKQESYEAGCDYLNNGQYNAAASKFQEAINIDPVYTDAHCGLGRVYIGQGDLEAAENTAKKSLTLAENNHTNSQNLLKSIKCYHSGCNSLNNSGWNIAIGKFQESINLEPIFTEAHCGLSKAYLEVGKLEAAKGAAEEALRLRDEYPEALTLLKLVKMRYYYNGKKCFNRENYDQAILEFQRAIEIDSKFIGAHLFLGKTYFQLGNLEEAEKETEKALAVNRDYEHAKELLEKIKQKHKEQGDDYRKQKAYDKALKSYQHAIRIDDKYKEAYHNLGILYRVMKEYDKAIQAYEKAIEIDKWSHVTYRDLSFVYRKIGDPDKAVDLLKRAIAIKPDYQRAYHNLADTYFQMKNLQDASKNVLKALELPGNHSDTHKLSKKIRDAYLDQGQDSFNRDDIDAAEISAKAALELDHNNQIAHKLLDDIKEKYYKDALTYLKQGKWKSVEKFAKKALRIELSGRRVKQFARRVAKRIGI, encoded by the coding sequence ATGTCGAAACTTTTAAAAGGCTTGAATTCTTCGCAACGAGAAGCTGTTACACACGGAACAGGCCCTCTTCTAATTATTGCAGGGCCTGGTTCAGGTAAGACGCGAACGGTTGTTCATTCTATTGCTTATGCTATAGAAAACAGAGTACAACCAGACCAGATTTTGGCATTTAGTTTTACTGTAAAAGCCAGCGAGGAATTGCGAGATCGGGTGAAAGAAATTGTAGGGGAAAAGAAAGGAAAACTCGTTAATATATCTACATTCCACAGTTTCTGTCGAAACGTCTTGAAGGAGGATATTGATAGACTCGGTAGAGGTTACACACCGAATTTTAAAGCCTTAGAGGAGAAAGATCAGAGAAAAATTGTTGAAAATTTAACGCGTATTAACAAACGACAGGTACGCGCCGAGGTTGACTATATACAATTTCATAGATTTCCTAAAGCTGAAAATGTTCTTAATTTTATTAAAAAGTGTAAAGCGAGAGAAATTTTTCCATCAGATGCTGGAAATCAAGTCCCCGATCCTGATAATTCGGAAGCCTATATAAAAATTTATGAAAGTTATGAGCAGCTTCTTAGGACTAACGGCTGGATTGATTACGAGAGTCAGCAAGTTTTTACTGATAAACTTCTTAGAGAGGTTCCGGATATTAGGGGAAAATGGCAGAATAAGTTCGGACTAATTTTTGTTGACGAATACCAAGACACAGATCCAACGCAGTATCGGATCATCAAAAACCTTGCTCAGAAGCATTTGAATTTGCGTGTTGTCGGTGACGATGACCAAGGAATTTACGGGTGGCGAGGTGCTGACATCCAGAATATATTAAACTTTGAGAGAGACTACCCTAATGCTAAGGTAATTTCGCTTGAACAAAATTATCGTTCAACGCAAAGGATAATTGAAACCTCTCGAGCTTTGGCGGAATTTAATCCAGAGCGTCGAGAGAAAGAACTATTCACACGGAATTCTGAGGGAGAGAAGGTAAAATACCTCCATTGTATAACCGATGAAGAAGAAGCTTCTACTATTGCCACTTTCATCCATGAGACTGTTGATGGAGGTAGTCAATTACCAAGCGATTTTGCTGTGTTATACCGCACCAATAAACAAGCAGACCCTTTTAAAAAGGCTTTCAATGACTTAGGAATTCGGTATCATGTACTCGATGATTCCATCAGTACGGACACAATCGGTGTGTCTCTGATGACGATCCATAAATCTAAGGGCTTAGAATTTCCGAATGTATTTGTTACGGGAATATGTCAGGATTTGTTACCACATTATCACAATCGTGACGAAAAGAACTGGGATGAGGAACTGCGGTTACTTTATGTAGCAATGACTCGCGCGAAAAATTGGTTATGCCTCTCTTCCTATGAGAGAGACGATCAGTATCCACGCGGAAGCTCTCCATTTTTAGAGTATATTCCTTCTCATCTTCTTGAATCCGTAGATACGCTTGAAAACATTCCTATCCTACCGATTCCAGAAGACTCCGAAGGAGCAACCGAATATCTTGAACCATTGCCTGAGAAACTACTTGGGAATGGTATGACTGTCCTGGGGGTAGACCCAGGTAATATCGGTGCTAAAACGACAAATGTAGGATGGTCTATTACGCAAAAGTCGTTTGATGGTTATACCGTTGTTGACTATGGCACCCTAAACCCACTCGGACAAGCGAATGACAAATCAGAAAAAATTAAACGGAAAATTGACGCACTGATAACCTTACGCTCTCCTGATGCAATTGCAGTTGAACAGATTGAAGTCGGAAAGGACGCAACAAAAGAAGATTGGTTCTTTTATGTCGCTGGATGTGTCGCAACCATAAGAAGTATTGCCCATCAGCACGGAGTTGAATGTCAACTCTATACGCCCCAGCAAGTCAAGTATATTGCTACGAGTAAGAGAAACGCATCTAAACAGGAAGTCCAAAAAGGAGTCATGCGAATATGTAACCTCCAACAAATGCCAGAACCTCACCATTCCGCTGATGCAATCGCGGCAAGCCTGTGTTACCTCAGAAACTACCTGAACTCTTCACGCTTTGAAGGCAATAAGCGAAAACAGGAATCCTATGAAGCAGGCTGCGATTACTTGAATAATGGGCAATATAACGCAGCGGCTTCCAAGTTCCAAGAAGCGATAAACATAGATCCTGTTTACACCGACGCACATTGTGGACTGGGACGGGTGTACATTGGACAGGGGGACTTAGAAGCAGCGGAGAATACGGCTAAAAAATCCTTAACGCTTGCGGAAAATAATCATACAAATTCGCAGAATCTTTTGAAGTCTATAAAGTGTTACCACTCTGGTTGCAATTCCTTGAACAATAGCGGATGGAACATAGCAATTGGCAAATTTCAGGAATCTATAAACTTAGAACCCATTTTTACCGAAGCACATTGTGGACTTAGTAAGGCATACCTGGAGGTAGGTAAGCTGGAAGCCGCTAAAGGTGCAGCCGAAGAAGCTTTAAGACTCAGGGACGAATATCCAGAGGCCTTGACGCTTTTGAAGCTTGTAAAGATGAGATATTACTACAACGGCAAGAAGTGCTTTAACCGTGAAAACTACGATCAAGCGATTTTAGAATTTCAAAGGGCCATAGAAATTGACTCAAAGTTTATAGGGGCGCATCTTTTCCTTGGCAAGACTTACTTTCAACTCGGAAATCTTGAAGAAGCAGAAAAAGAAACCGAAAAGGCTCTGGCGGTTAACCGAGACTATGAACATGCTAAGGAACTGTTAGAAAAAATAAAGCAAAAGCACAAAGAGCAAGGTGATGACTATCGGAAGCAGAAAGCGTACGACAAAGCACTGAAATCCTACCAGCACGCCATACGCATTGACGATAAATATAAGGAAGCCTATCACAATCTTGGCATCCTTTATCGGGTTATGAAAGAATACGACAAAGCGATACAGGCTTATGAGAAAGCGATAGAGATTGATAAATGGAGTCACGTGACTTATAGGGATCTTAGTTTCGTTTACCGTAAAATAGGTGATCCTGATAAGGCAGTAGACTTACTAAAACGTGCAATTGCAATTAAGCCGGATTACCAAAGAGCATATCATAATCTCGCTGATACTTACTTTCAAATGAAAAACCTACAAGATGCAAGCAAAAACGTGTTAAAGGCTTTAGAGTTGCCTGGCAACCATTCGGATACTCACAAACTTTCAAAGAAAATACGAGATGCTTACTTAGATCAGGGACAGGATAGCTTTAACCGGGATGATATCGATGCAGCAGAAATTTCTGCTAAAGCGGCTTTAGAACTTGATCATAACAATCAAATTGCTCACAAACTTTTGGATGATATAAAGGAAAAGTACTATAAAGATGCTTTGACTTATCTTAAACAGGGCAAATGGAAATCTGTAGAGAAGTTCGCGAAAAAAGCATTGAGAATCGAATTGAGCGGGAGAAGGGTGAAACAATTCGCCCGTCGAGTCGCAAAACGTATCGGGATATAA
- a CDS encoding BrnA antitoxin family protein, with amino-acid sequence MEWFKGQGQDYHARINTVLRAYMESHR; translated from the coding sequence TTGGAATGGTTCAAGGGACAGGGACAAGATTACCACGCACGAATAAATACGGTGCTTCGAGCGTATATGGAATCACATAGATGA